Below is a window of Thermococcus sp. DNA.
ATTCCCTGGCGGTTGAGGTGGCCCTCGGCGGAAACTACGACAGTATCGTTGTCGAAGACGACAGGGTTGCTGAAAAAGCGATAAGGCTCCTCAAGGAAAGGAAACTCGGGAGGCTGACCTTTCTACCCCTCAACAAGATAAAGCCCCGCTCGATGAGAGAAAACCCCGCCCTCGGAGTTCCGGCCATGGACGTCGTTTCCTACGACCCCCGTTTTAAGAACGCTGTAGCATATGCACTCGGCGACACGCTCATCGTTGAGGACATGGACGAGGCGAGAAGCGTTGGCATAGGCAGGGTTAGAATGGTGACCCTTGGGGGGGAGCTCCTTGAGAGAAGCGGTGCCATAACAGGCGGTCACTACAGGCCGAGGGGCAGGCTCGGTGTAAACGTCGAGGAGATTAGAAGGAAAGTTGAGAAGCTTGAGCGTGAAAAAGAGGCGATTGAAGCGGAGATAAACTCCCTCAAAGCCGAGAGGAAGGGGCTGGAGAATACAATCTTTGAGCTCCGCATGAAGAAGAGCGAGCTATCGAAGGATTTACAGGTTCTCCAGCGGGACCTCGAGAGGCTCTTGGCAGAGGACAGAGCCCTGAAGGAAGAAATAACGGAGAACGAGAGCCTGATTGAGACCCTCACATCAAAGATAGAGGAAGCAAAGGGCGAGATGGCAAAGCTCCGTGGAAGAATTGAGAGGCTCGAAAAGAAGAGGGAGAAGCTCAGAAAGGCCCTTGACAACCCGGAGGCAAGGGAACTCAACGCCAGAATCAGGGAAGTTGAAGGGGAAATTAGCAAACTCAAAGAGGAGCTCAGCAGGGTGGAGAGCAAACTTGAGGGGCTTGAGAGCAGGATAAACGAGGAACTCCTCCCGAGAAAGGCCGACCTCGAGGAGGAAATTGAGGGGCTGATAAACAAGATAAACGCCCTTCAGGCAAACATAAAGGAAAACGAGGAGGCTATAACGAGGCTTAAAGCCGAGCTGGAAGAGCTGAAAAAGGCGGAGGAGAACGTAAAGGACGAGCTGAAGGAGCTCCGCGATAGGCGTGAGAGGCTGAAGAAAACGATAGCGGAACTGAGGAAGGAGAAGGACGAGCTGAGCAACAGACTCCAGGAGCTGAGGATAGAGGCCAACACCCTCAAGATAAAGCTGGCACAGGCCCAGAATACGCTCAAAGAGAAGAGAAACCAGCTCAAACACTTCGACGCGAAACTGATTAAGTCCATAAAGGAAATCCCACTGGAGCTTGAGGCCCTAAGGGAAGAAATCGAGAGAATGGAGGAGGAGATACGCTCCCTCGAACCCGTCAACATGAAGGCCATCGAGGACTTCGAGGTCGTTGAGAGGCGCTATCTCGAGCTGAAGAGCAAGCGCGAGCAGGTTCTTGCCGAAAAGGAAAGCATAGAGGAGTTCATCGAGGAGATAGAGGGCCAGAAAAAGCAGGTCTTCCTTCAGACGCTGGAGGCGATAGCGAAGAACTTCTCAGAGCTGTTCGCCAAGCTTTCCCCCGGCGGGGAGGCGAGGTTAATCCTTGAAAACCCAGAGGACCCGTTCGCAGGGGGCCTTGAAATTGAGGCAAAGCCCGCCGGAAAGGACGTCAAGAGGATTGAGGCAATGAGCGGTGGCGAGAAGGCGATAATAGCACTGGCCTTTGTCTTTGCGATACAGCGCTACAAACCGGCGCCCTTCTACCTCCTCGACGAGATAGACGCACACCTCGACGATGCAAACGTCAAGCGCGTTGCGGATTTGATTAAAGAAGCCTCGCAGGAGAGCCAGTTTATTGTAATAACCCACCGCGACGTCATGATGGCCAACGCCGACAGGATTATAGGGGTAACCATGAGGAACGGCGTCTCCAAGGTCGTCTCGCTCAGCCTTGAGAAGGCCAGGAAGATACTCGAGGAGATTAGGAGGAAAAGCGACGAGGAGCACAGGGAGATGTTTGGCCGTCTGGAGGGCTGAGAATGGAATCGAAAAGGGAAGAGGAAATAACGCCCATTGACATACTCCTCCAGCTCGTTCAGATGGGACGCGTTGACCCGTGGAACATAGACATCGTTGACCTG
It encodes the following:
- the smc gene encoding chromosome segregation protein SMC: MPYIEKIEMKGFKSYGNKKVVVPLAKGFTAIVGANGSGKSNIGDAVLFVLGGLSAKAMRASRISDLIFAGSKSEPPAKYAEVAMYFNNEDRGFPIDEDEVVIKRRVYKDGRSTYWLNGKRTSRSEIIDLLSAAMISPDGYNIVLQGDITKFIKMSPTERRLIIDDISGIAEYDSKKEKALKELKQAEENLARVDLLIREVKAQLDKLEKERNDALRYLDLKERVERARVTLLLGEIKRLENLIEEEGARDREIEAEIEALNAKLKEIAKEIVAKERELAEVERELEEKSEDGILEVTRRISEVRSKIEMARRNIENAQREIEESQRRLAKAKDELKRIGEEIEKSRNAIKRWSKRREKLLADIKSLESVRNELVVKLGEIDRRYSLAREEFDKVVEELEEAKKGLYMRESEIEKFREEIEKAKARITKAQLRRNVLREKIEETKRALEEKRSELSEVDGKLSKAEARLRKLEKELEEKTRGLRKIEPELAKAKEELIKAEAQREVRGNRAVEFLKASNIPGLYGSLGELITVKDGRYSLAVEVALGGNYDSIVVEDDRVAEKAIRLLKERKLGRLTFLPLNKIKPRSMRENPALGVPAMDVVSYDPRFKNAVAYALGDTLIVEDMDEARSVGIGRVRMVTLGGELLERSGAITGGHYRPRGRLGVNVEEIRRKVEKLEREKEAIEAEINSLKAERKGLENTIFELRMKKSELSKDLQVLQRDLERLLAEDRALKEEITENESLIETLTSKIEEAKGEMAKLRGRIERLEKKREKLRKALDNPEARELNARIREVEGEISKLKEELSRVESKLEGLESRINEELLPRKADLEEEIEGLINKINALQANIKENEEAITRLKAELEELKKAEENVKDELKELRDRRERLKKTIAELRKEKDELSNRLQELRIEANTLKIKLAQAQNTLKEKRNQLKHFDAKLIKSIKEIPLELEALREEIERMEEEIRSLEPVNMKAIEDFEVVERRYLELKSKREQVLAEKESIEEFIEEIEGQKKQVFLQTLEAIAKNFSELFAKLSPGGEARLILENPEDPFAGGLEIEAKPAGKDVKRIEAMSGGEKAIIALAFVFAIQRYKPAPFYLLDEIDAHLDDANVKRVADLIKEASQESQFIVITHRDVMMANADRIIGVTMRNGVSKVVSLSLEKARKILEEIRRKSDEEHREMFGRLEG